The following coding sequences lie in one Paracholeplasma morum genomic window:
- a CDS encoding IS1/IS1595 family N-terminal zinc-binding domain-containing protein gives MSNLTYCPTCGHPSIKHGRTKTGVQRYFC, from the coding sequence ATGTCAAATTTAACTTATTGCCCAACCTGTGGGCATCCATCCATCAAACATGGGAGAACTAAAACAGGTGTTCAGAGGTATTTTTGTC